Sequence from the Synergistaceae bacterium genome:
CAAAGGGTCGGGGTAGATCCGGTTGTCTTCGGAATGATTATGATGACGACAGTAACATTTGGAGTAATGACTCCGCCGGTCGGGACTGGATTATATGCAGTGAGCGATATAATGGGCTGCTCGATTCAAGAAACTTTTAAATATGGGATAGCGTTTTATTTGGCTGTAATTCTCGTAGTAGTGTTCATGATATTTTTTCCTGAAGCGGTATTATGGCTGCCGAATTTGGTTTACGGCGCGTAAATTTCTGCATGTGCGGAGAGTAAATTATATTGGGCGGGCGGGTGGGAACTACAAATTTTATGCGTCAGGATAAATTAAATTATTTCATTATAACTGCTGAAATATTACCGTTTTTATTCTATAATTCTAGCTATGATGACAAATATACCATTAAATATTTTTCGCGAATATGACATACGCGGACAAGCGGACAAAGATTTAACAGATGAAACAGTGAACGCTATCGGGCGGGCTTACGGTTCGTGGCTGATTCGTTCGGGCGTTAACGGTGCTGTTACAGTAGGCGGCGACGCTAGACTCTCTACTCCGAGAATCAAAGACGCGCTAATTAACGGGTTATTATCGTGCGGACTTGATGTTATTGATGTCGGACTCGTTACGACTCCCATGCTTTATTGGAGCTTGATAAAATTCGGAGTCAAAGGCGGAGTCATGATAACAGGTTCTCACAATCCCCCCGACATGAACGGCTTAAAATTATGCTTTGAGCACGGGACTTTATACGGCGACGAAGTAAAAAATATCGGCAAAATCGCACAGTCAGGAAATTTTGAGTCAGGAAGCGGCAAATTAACTCACGCAAATATTGATGACGATTATGTAAACATGCTGCTGTCAAAATTTATTCTCCCGTTCAACAAAAAATTTAAAGTCGTTCTCGATTGCGGAAACGGTGCAGCAGGGCCGACAGCTAGAAAATTTTTCGAGGGACTCGGCTGTGAAGTAATTTCATTATTTGACACTCCTGATGGACATTTCCCGAATCACCACCCAGACCCGCAAAAAAGTGAGAATCTGAAAATTTTAATCGACCGCGTAAAATCTGAGTCTGCTGATATAGGCTTTGGCTTTGACGGCGACGCAGACAGAATCGGCGTAATTGATGACAAGGGAAATATTATATTTTGCGATAGACTCATGTGTCTTTACTGGCAGGAAATTTTACGCAATAACCCCGGCGCAGTCGTACTCGTTGAGCCTAAATGCAGCATGGTTTTACCTGAGACAGCGGAGAAAAACGGCGGAAAAGTTTTATACTGGAAGTCGGGACATTCACTCATTAAAGCAAAAATGCGCGAGACAGGAGCACTCTTCGCCGGTGAATATTCCGGACATATGTTTTTCGCTGATGAATTTTTCGGCCATGATGACGCGTTTTATTCGGCCGGGCGTTTATTGCGGATCATGTCGGACGAGGAAAAATCTTTATCGCGTTTAATGCTCTCATTTCCTGTTTACCCATCAACGGAGGAAATGAGAATCCCCTGCGACGACAGCACAAAATTTGAAGTCATTGCACGCATTCAGGAAAAAGCGCAGAAAGATTATCAATGCAGCACTATTGACGGCGTGAGAATACTTTATCCGGACGGCTGGGGGTTAATCAGAGGCTCGAACACTCAACCTGTTATTGTTGTAAGGTGCGAGGGACGAAATAATGAAGCTCTCGAAAAAATTACCAACGACGTTAAATCACGAGTCTTAGCAGAAGGATTACCCGATTTTACATGGACATATTAAGCGCGACAACAAATGCGAGGCCGCAATATGGAGTGATAATTTATCCTGAAAGCGGCTTTGCACTTCCCGTCAAGAGTCATACAGAATTAGAAATCGGCTTTGGCAACGGAGAATTTACCGTACAATATGCGAGAAAACACCCGGAAATTTTATTTTACGGCATAGAAATATCTCAAGCGTGCGTCTTAAGGTGTGCGAGGCGTGCTTATGGCTTGAAAAATTTGCGAATCATGAACACTGACGCTCGTTACATGCTCAAAGAATTATTTTGTGATGAGTCGCTCGATAAAATTATTATGCAGTTCCCTTGTCCATGGTCAGGCAACGCAAACGCTCATAGAAGAGTAACGGCGAAATGTTTTGCTGACGGACTCGCGGCTGTTCTCAAGATAGGCGGAAAATTTGAATTTGTCTCTGATGATGAAGAGTACTCACACGAAGTTAAAAGCGTTCTGGGATCTCATGAGGCGTTAGAAAATGTCAGCTTTGAAATTAACCCGTCGCGCGAAATTACGACCAAATACGAGCGAAAATGGCTTGAAGAGGGCAAAAATATTTTCCGGCTGGAATTTGTCAAGACAAGAGCATTTACAACTATAAGGCAGGTCAACACACAAGAAATGCACATAAGAATAGAAAAATTTATAACGAGTCAAGATTTAGAGAAATTGCGCAATATAACCGGCAAAGACAGTGGCAAAAAAATTTTCTGGCGGTTTGGGCGGAATTTCACGGATTCTAAAAGCTGGCTGCTTGAGACTCTGACCAGTGATGACGAGTTCGAGCAAAAATTTTATATCAATATTTCGCACAAAGATGAAGGCTGTTCACTTGTAAGACTCGATAAGACTGCGGACGCGTTTTTGACTCCGGCGGTGAGGGCTGCACTCGATGATGCCGCGAAAAAATTATTGCTGTCATGAACATTAGAGGCGATAATATGCAGTTAATTGGTCCCCCGCGAGTGATGAGTAGTTCCCACTCACCCACCCGTTTATAATGTATCCCACGCACGGAGAGGGGCTTTATCGCGATGAAAGATGTTAGGCCAACATCAAATAAAGTTTTGCTTGCGTTATTCAGCATTCTCGGCGAAAGAGTCAGGGAGTCTAAATTTCTTGATTTATTTGCCGGGACTGGCAGTATAGGACTTGAAGCACTTAAACGCGGTGCAGAGTCATGCGTATTTGTCGAAGGCGTGAAGGCTCGTGCTGACTCAATCAAGAAAAAATCTGACTCTCTTGTCCTGTCGCTTGAAGTTCGTCGGGCTTTGTCGTGGCTTACAAAACGTGAAATGAAATTTGATATTATATTCGCGGATCCTCCGTATAATTCTGACTGGTGCGAGGTTCTGCCTACGTTAGCAAATCTTGATAAAATTTTCGCGAAAGAGTCTATTTTCATAATCGAGCATTCAACTAGGGAAAAAATTACGTTGACTCATAATCCCTGCAATTTACAAATTATTTCAACGCGAGAATACGGCGAGACGGCTTTAACGTTCATGAGTCTGTTATAATAGCCTGCTGATAACTTGAGAAGGGAAAATTATAATCTTGCAGACTAAATCACTAGCAAAAGAAGTAATCTCGAATATTATTCCGGCAATAGTCGTCGAGATAATGATATTAATTTATAATTTGGCGGACACTTTTTTTATTGCGCAGACAAATGACCCGTTACAAATTGCGGCTGTCTCGATTGCGGGGCCGGTTTTCTTTGTGTTAATAGCGATGGGAATAATTTTCATGGCAGGTTCGATGTCATGTATTTCACGCGCAAGGGGTGCGGGAGATAATGAACGCGCGGATAATATTGCGTCTTTCTGCGTCTGGACGGGAATAGCTGCCGGTTTTCTTCTTGCGGTAATATTCATGTGCTTTATCGAGAAAATTTTGCGCTTAATTGGTGCAAGCCCTGACACATTTTCATTTGCGTATAATTATTTGTCGATAGTAATAGCTTCCGGGCCGTTCGTGATATTCAGTATGACCAGCGGAGGAATCATGCGCGCAGAAAATCACGCGTCGGCAGCAATGGTCGGCCAAATTTTTGGAAATATGTTAAATGTAGTGTTAGATCCTATTATGATATTATATTTCGGCTGGGGCATAACTGGAGCAGCAATCGCAACGACAGCAAGTATAATAATCGGCTCGCTTTATTATCTGGGATATTTTATATTCGGGCGTTCGTCATTGAGGATTCACGTAAAAAATTTTCGCGCAAAAAACGGTGTAGCTTCAGGAGTATTTTTTATCGGGATTCCGGCGTGTTTGGATCCGTTATTAATGAGTTTCTCTCAAATGGTGCTAAGTTCTATGATGTCAGTTTACGGAGATATGGCGCTTGCTGCAACTGGTATAGCAATGAAAATAAATCAAATTGCGGGATTAATTGCAATGGGTTCGGGACAGGGTGTGCAGCCGTTATTAGGTTATTGCGTGGGTGCTGAGACGTGGGAAAAATATAGAGCCATGTTAAAATTTGCGCTGAAGTTCACTATTATAATGAGTCTATTATTAATGGCCAGCTGTTTTGTGTTTACGCCTGAACTTGTAAGTATATTTCTGAATGAGCCTGAAGCCTTTAATTATTCTGTAGATTTCGTGAGAATTTTATTAACAACTGTATTAGCGTTCGGGATATTCTTTATATTTATTAACGCATTACAAGCAATGGGAGCGGGCCGGGCTTCGTTTATATTGAGTGTCTGCCGCCAGTGTTTAATTTATGTGCCGATGTTGTTCGCGTTTAATTATTTCTGGGGCGCGTATGGGTTGATATGGGCATTACCGGTAACTGAAATAATTTCTCTTGTGCAGACTTATATAATTTATGGAAAAATAATATTTGACCCGCGAGAATTAAAGCGCATATAATAAACAAAAACTCGGCAGGGAGCATAAATCGTGAAGATAAAAGCAGTTTACCCGGGTTCATTTGATCCCATAACGAACGGACATATTTATATAGCAGAGAGAGCCGCCGCAATTTTTGATGAAGTAATTGTAAGCGTCCTAGTAAACGAACGCAAAAACGCCGCATTTACTGTTAAAGAACGCTGCGAGATGGTGCAGGAGTCATTAAAGCACGTGAAAAATATTCGAGTAAGCAGCTTTAACGGTCTTCTTGTCGATTATGTAAAGCAAGTTAATGCAGGTGTAATTATTCGGGGACTCCGTGCGATGTCAGATTTTGAATACGAGTTCCAAATGGCATTAATGAACCGTCAGTTAGCTCCGGAAATTGAGACATTTTTTATCGTTACTGACCCGAAATATTCGTATGTGTCGAGTTCAAGTGTGCGCGAAGTCTTTCATTTCGGCGGGAGTGTTCCGGATCTTGTGCCTGATTTTGTAGCTGCTAAGTTGAGGGAGCATTATAACGAATAAAAAATTTAGCATAAATAGTTATAATCATACATAAGGAGTGAAAATTTTTTTGACAGCAATCAACGCAAAACGCTTAATCAATCACATTAACGAGCTCGGCAAAATCGGCATTGACTCTCAAGGCAGACGCACACGCCTAGCACTCGATGACTCTGACAAATTAGCGCGTGATAAATTAGTCCAATGGATGAGAGAAGCCGGACTCAGAATCATAATTGACAAAATCGGAAATATTATCGCACTCTGGGAAAATGACTCAAACAAGAATAAACCCGCTGTAATGACAGGTTCTCACATCGACACAGTCATAAACGCAGGACAATTTGACGGCTGTTACGGGGTTCTTGCAGGTCTCGAAGTGATTCAAACGCTGAAGGAGTCAAATAAAATTTTTCCCCGCCCTCTTGCTGCTGCGGCCTTCACTAATGAAGAAGGAGTCAGATATTCACCCGACATGCTTGGATCTCTCGTCTATGCAGGAGGAATGACTCCCGAACAAGCTCATAAAATTATCGGCGTTGACAAAACAATTTTAGGTGAAGAGTTAGCGCGCATAAATTATTTAGGCACATCAGAGCCGGGGTGCATAAAGCCTCATGCATTTATTGAACTTCATATCGAACAAGGGCCGATTTTAGACTCTCAAAATTATGACATCGGAGCAGTTGAAAATTTACAGGGTATCTCGTGGCAGAAAATTATCATAGAAGGAGTCCAGAATCACGCAGGAACAACGCCGATTTTATACCGTCAAGACGCAGGACTCGCCGCCGCAAAAATTATTACGTTCATGCGCACACTTTGCGAAAATAATACCCTCGCTACTGCAGGATGCATAGAATTTCAGCCTAACGCAATAAATGTTATCCCGTCAAAAGCTATATTAACGGCAGATTTGCGAAACCCTGACGAAAATTTATTATGCGAGTCAGAAAATAAACTTGCAAATTTCATATCGCAGCTAGAGAAAACCGACCGAGTCAAAATTTCTGTTGAGAGATTATCACGCTTCAAACCGGTTATATTTGATTCTAAAATTGTAGGACTTGTAGAAAAATTTTCAGCAAAATATAATCTCAAGTGCAGGCGCATTACTTCGGGAGCAGGCCAAGACGCTCAAAATATGGCGTTAATGTGTCCTACAGCTATGATTTTCGCTCCCAGCAAAGACGGAATCAGCCACAACCCGCGAGAATTTACTAGTGAGAAAGATTTAATCTCGTGCACAAATGTTTTATTCGACGTGATTCAAGAATTAGCAAAGGAGGCATAATTATAATATGAACGAATCTATAAAATTTGTACGCAGAAAATTAGACCCCATGCAAGATAATATTTTCACGCTTGAGAACGCAAAAATTACCCGTAATTATCACGCAACATTCCCGACCTACAAGCCCACGCCGTTAATAAAACTTGATTCGCTCGCAAAAAATTTTAATCTCTCAGGTTTATACGTCAAAGATGAAAGTTTTAGATTTGGCCTGAACGCTTTTAAGGCACTCGGAGGAAGTTACGCGCTCGGACGTTATATCGCAGAAAAAATTAATGTTGATATAAGCGAACTTACATTTTCACGCATAATAAGCCCCGAAATAAAATCTAAAACCGGTGAGATAACTTTTATTACAGCAACAGACGGCAATCACGGACGCGGAGTAGCATGGGCAGCACAACAGCTCGGACACAAAGCAGTTATTTACATGCCTCATGGTACAGTGCAGGAGAGATTAAATAATATTCGCGCACTAGGAGCAACGGCAGAAATTACAAATTTAAATTATGATGACACAGTTAGATTCGCCGCCGAGACCGCAAGAAAAAATAATTACGTCCTCGTTCAAGATACGACTCTCCCCGATTACGAAAAAATTCCGGGCTGGGTCATGCAGGGATATTTGACGATGGCATTAGAGTCGGTCGAGCAATTAAATAATATTACGCCAACACACATATTTTTGCAGGCCGGAGTCGGTTCAATGGCTGCAGCTCTTGCAGGTTTCTACGCAAATTTTTATCGCACTAACAAGCCCGTAATTACAATAATTGAGTCAAACAAAGCCGATTGCATTTATCGCACAGCACGAGCCAATGACGGAAAATTACACAAAGTTTCAGGCTCAATGAACACGATAATGGCTGGACTTGCCTGCGGTGAAGTATGTTCTATTGCGTGGGATTTGTTGAGGTCGACAGCAGAAAATTTTATCTCAATGCCTGACTACATAGCTGCAAAAGGTATGAGAATCTTAGGCAACCCATTAGAGAATGACTCAAAAATTATTTCCGGTGAGAGCGGTGCAAGTTCATTCGGGTTTGTATGCGAGTTAATGCAAAATGAAAGTCTTGATTATCTGCGCGAAGAGTTTAATATTACTCATGACTCAAAAATTTTCTGTATCTCAACAGAAGGCGACACGGATAAATTAAATTATCGTAAAATTGTCTGGGACGGTTTGTACCCAAGCTATTAAAGGAGGCTATTATAATATGAAAGTTTTTAGCACTGACAAAGCACCCGCAGCAATCGGGCCGTATTCACAAGGATTTATCGCGAACGGATTAATTTTCACGTCGGGACAAATTCCGGTCAATCCTGCAACAGGTGAGATCCCCGAAGGAATCACAGCACAGGCCGAGCAGAGCTGTAAAAATGTCGGCGAGTTACTCAAGGCTGCCGGCTCAAGTTTTGACAAGGTCATCAAGACAACGTGTTTTCTTGCGGATATAAAAGATTTCGCAGCATTTAACGAGGTCTACGCAAAATTTTTCACGTCCAAACCTGCGCGCTCATGTGTTGCAGTTCGTGATATTCCAAAAGGTGCGTTATGCGAGATTGAATGTATAGCGGAAATGTAATTTTTTTGTGCTATAATTCCGAATCATGATTTACAAGATTTTATCAATATCAAGAAAGAGGTTTAAATTTTTTCATGAAGTCATTTAATCGTAAGTTATTAGCTTTCTGTTCTGTAGCTGCATTATTATTTATTGCAGTTATGAGCGGAGGCTGCGGCGGCAGTCCTAGCACTCCATCAAGTTCTCCTGATCCTATTATTGATGTTGACAGCACTCTTTCAGGCGTATGGCGTATTGATACCAGCGCAAATAATTATGTGTCAGCCGACATTAACGGCAGCGAAGTTAATTTGGCGATAAAAGATTTTGTTCTTCGTTTCCAGAGCGTTGACATTGAAAGCAGTTCCGGAGAATTATATTTTGACACTGTTGCAATTTTTTCGAGCGACCGCGTTTTAATTCCGATAGCCTTCGACGAGGTAAAAGCAGCCACAAAAAATTTAGCTGATAATGTATTCAGTATGGAAGCTTATGGAAATAATTACATGTTCGAGATTAGCGGCACTGAGTCAGACCCTGTATTAACCCTCTTAGCTAATGTAAATCTTTTCGGCGATCACAGAGCTTTTGTCGCGATAGATTTTAAGAAGTTCAGCACCGCTTCAAGCAAGACAAATGAGCAGATGAACGCGATAATCAACGGCACATGGCAGACTCCCATACCATTAAACGGAATGGTCAACGGCGGATTTGTTTTCGTTAGCGATGACATGCCGGAACCCGAATTTGAAGACGATTTGCCCG
This genomic interval carries:
- the trmB gene encoding tRNA (guanosine(46)-N7)-methyltransferase TrmB encodes the protein MDILSATTNARPQYGVIIYPESGFALPVKSHTELEIGFGNGEFTVQYARKHPEILFYGIEISQACVLRCARRAYGLKNLRIMNTDARYMLKELFCDESLDKIIMQFPCPWSGNANAHRRVTAKCFADGLAAVLKIGGKFEFVSDDEEYSHEVKSVLGSHEALENVSFEINPSREITTKYERKWLEEGKNIFRLEFVKTRAFTTIRQVNTQEMHIRIEKFITSQDLEKLRNITGKDSGKKIFWRFGRNFTDSKSWLLETLTSDDEFEQKFYINISHKDEGCSLVRLDKTADAFLTPAVRAALDDAAKKLLLS
- the dpaL gene encoding diaminopropionate ammonia-lyase — encoded protein: MNESIKFVRRKLDPMQDNIFTLENAKITRNYHATFPTYKPTPLIKLDSLAKNFNLSGLYVKDESFRFGLNAFKALGGSYALGRYIAEKINVDISELTFSRIISPEIKSKTGEITFITATDGNHGRGVAWAAQQLGHKAVIYMPHGTVQERLNNIRALGATAEITNLNYDDTVRFAAETARKNNYVLVQDTTLPDYEKIPGWVMQGYLTMALESVEQLNNITPTHIFLQAGVGSMAAALAGFYANFYRTNKPVITIIESNKADCIYRTARANDGKLHKVSGSMNTIMAGLACGEVCSIAWDLLRSTAENFISMPDYIAAKGMRILGNPLENDSKIISGESGASSFGFVCELMQNESLDYLREEFNITHDSKIFCISTEGDTDKLNYRKIVWDGLYPSY
- the coaD gene encoding pantetheine-phosphate adenylyltransferase — its product is MKIKAVYPGSFDPITNGHIYIAERAAAIFDEVIVSVLVNERKNAAFTVKERCEMVQESLKHVKNIRVSSFNGLLVDYVKQVNAGVIIRGLRAMSDFEYEFQMALMNRQLAPEIETFFIVTDPKYSYVSSSSVREVFHFGGSVPDLVPDFVAAKLREHYNE
- the rsmD gene encoding 16S rRNA (guanine(966)-N(2))-methyltransferase RsmD gives rise to the protein MKDVRPTSNKVLLALFSILGERVRESKFLDLFAGTGSIGLEALKRGAESCVFVEGVKARADSIKKKSDSLVLSLEVRRALSWLTKREMKFDIIFADPPYNSDWCEVLPTLANLDKIFAKESIFIIEHSTREKITLTHNPCNLQIISTREYGETALTFMSLL
- a CDS encoding RidA family protein; amino-acid sequence: MKVFSTDKAPAAIGPYSQGFIANGLIFTSGQIPVNPATGEIPEGITAQAEQSCKNVGELLKAAGSSFDKVIKTTCFLADIKDFAAFNEVYAKFFTSKPARSCVAVRDIPKGALCEIECIAEM
- a CDS encoding MATE family efflux transporter, with protein sequence MQTKSLAKEVISNIIPAIVVEIMILIYNLADTFFIAQTNDPLQIAAVSIAGPVFFVLIAMGIIFMAGSMSCISRARGAGDNERADNIASFCVWTGIAAGFLLAVIFMCFIEKILRLIGASPDTFSFAYNYLSIVIASGPFVIFSMTSGGIMRAENHASAAMVGQIFGNMLNVVLDPIMILYFGWGITGAAIATTASIIIGSLYYLGYFIFGRSSLRIHVKNFRAKNGVASGVFFIGIPACLDPLLMSFSQMVLSSMMSVYGDMALAATGIAMKINQIAGLIAMGSGQGVQPLLGYCVGAETWEKYRAMLKFALKFTIIMSLLLMASCFVFTPELVSIFLNEPEAFNYSVDFVRILLTTVLAFGIFFIFINALQAMGAGRASFILSVCRQCLIYVPMLFAFNYFWGAYGLIWALPVTEIISLVQTYIIYGKIIFDPRELKRI
- a CDS encoding phosphomannomutase/phosphoglucomutase encodes the protein MTNIPLNIFREYDIRGQADKDLTDETVNAIGRAYGSWLIRSGVNGAVTVGGDARLSTPRIKDALINGLLSCGLDVIDVGLVTTPMLYWSLIKFGVKGGVMITGSHNPPDMNGLKLCFEHGTLYGDEVKNIGKIAQSGNFESGSGKLTHANIDDDYVNMLLSKFILPFNKKFKVVLDCGNGAAGPTARKFFEGLGCEVISLFDTPDGHFPNHHPDPQKSENLKILIDRVKSESADIGFGFDGDADRIGVIDDKGNIIFCDRLMCLYWQEILRNNPGAVVLVEPKCSMVLPETAEKNGGKVLYWKSGHSLIKAKMRETGALFAGEYSGHMFFADEFFGHDDAFYSAGRLLRIMSDEEKSLSRLMLSFPVYPSTEEMRIPCDDSTKFEVIARIQEKAQKDYQCSTIDGVRILYPDGWGLIRGSNTQPVIVVRCEGRNNEALEKITNDVKSRVLAEGLPDFTWTY
- a CDS encoding Zn-dependent hydrolase, coding for MTAINAKRLINHINELGKIGIDSQGRRTRLALDDSDKLARDKLVQWMREAGLRIIIDKIGNIIALWENDSNKNKPAVMTGSHIDTVINAGQFDGCYGVLAGLEVIQTLKESNKIFPRPLAAAAFTNEEGVRYSPDMLGSLVYAGGMTPEQAHKIIGVDKTILGEELARINYLGTSEPGCIKPHAFIELHIEQGPILDSQNYDIGAVENLQGISWQKIIIEGVQNHAGTTPILYRQDAGLAAAKIITFMRTLCENNTLATAGCIEFQPNAINVIPSKAILTADLRNPDENLLCESENKLANFISQLEKTDRVKISVERLSRFKPVIFDSKIVGLVEKFSAKYNLKCRRITSGAGQDAQNMALMCPTAMIFAPSKDGISHNPREFTSEKDLISCTNVLFDVIQELAKEA